The genomic DNA CCTGGACGAATTGTACGAATCCGGCGTAGGTTTTCGGGCCAAATACCTGTACCGAATTTCACGTGAAATCCAAGCCGGATTTTCTCTCAATGCGTTGCAGGATATAGCTTACCCTGAAGCAAAGACACAATTAATGACACTCCACGGCATAGGTGAGAAAGTAGCGGATTGTATACTCCTGTTTTCTTTGAACTTCCTTGAGGCATTTCCGGTAGACACGTGGATTACAAAAATATTGAAACAGTACTACTTTCCCGGCAGGAAGAGTTCACCATATAAATTGGCAGCGCTTGCCCGGGCACATTTCGGCGAGTACGCCGGATATGCTCAACAATACCTGTTTCATTACGCCCGGCATATGCTGTAATATCCCTGCAAACAAAAAAGCCACTCTTCCGGGAAGAGTGGCTTCTATTTTTCCGAAAACGATTCCGGGTTATTCCTGGATCTCGCTCTCTTTATGCTTCAAATGCTCATCTATCTTCTTAATATGTTCATCAGTGTAGGTTTGGATGGTCTCCAGCGCGCGACGGGCATTATCTTCGGAGATTTCGTGTTCCTTCTCTAGTTCCTTAACGGTCTCATTCGCATCCCGGCGGATGTTCCGGATGGCGATTCTTCCCTCTTCCGCCAGTTTATGGACATATCTGGTCAATTCCTCCCGTCGTTCCTTAGTCAGCTCAGGGATGGGTAGCCGGATGACCGTCCCGTCATTCTGCGGATTCAGTCCCAGATCAGATTCCAGGATAGCCCGTTCCACATCGGGGATAATATTCTTTTCGTACGGCTGAATTACGAGCAAGCG from Candidatus Neomarinimicrobiota bacterium includes the following:
- the frr gene encoding ribosome recycling factor, encoding MIEEIYKDVEERMGKAVEKTRHDLMTVRTGRASTAILDGVKVDYYGSKTPLNQLAQLSAPEPRLLVIQPYEKNIIPDVERAILESDLGLNPQNDGTVIRLPIPELTKERREELTRYVHKLAEEGRIAIRNIRRDANETVKELEKEHEISEDNARRALETIQTYTDEHIKKIDEHLKHKESEIQE